A section of the Thermoplasmata archaeon genome encodes:
- a CDS encoding ABC transporter ATP-binding protein — protein MSSIILKNISKKYDKTEFIKNFTLNIDSEKITVLLGPTGCGKSTILKIIAGLIEPDSGEIYMDNVRINSFTPAQRGIGMIFQQNTLFPHMKVKNNIEFGLIAQKWKKDRIEERIGYLSELLSIQNILERYPSELSGGEQQKVAIARALAPMPKVLLLDEPLSSLDARIKMEILDDLKMLQKSLKLTYVYVTHDHEEAFMIGDNIVIMENGTKMQEGDPESIYNAPANGFVAWFVGYNKINIKGNEIYVKPEQIILEDGEYEAVLDSVFVGKANWRLILNYNGQKIAVVTDADTGKKFSDKTSKSIKFKINNYLSYKKIY, from the coding sequence ATGAGTAGCATAATTTTGAAAAACATCTCTAAAAAATACGATAAAACAGAGTTTATCAAGAATTTTACATTGAATATAGATAGTGAAAAGATAACGGTATTACTGGGGCCAACCGGTTGTGGAAAATCTACAATTTTGAAGATTATAGCAGGATTGATAGAACCAGACAGTGGTGAAATATACATGGATAATGTGCGCATAAACAGTTTTACTCCTGCACAGCGTGGAATTGGTATGATTTTTCAGCAAAACACTTTGTTTCCACACATGAAAGTAAAAAACAATATTGAATTTGGGTTGATTGCTCAAAAATGGAAAAAAGACAGGATAGAAGAGCGAATAGGATATCTCTCAGAGCTGTTAAGCATCCAAAATATATTAGAAAGATATCCATCAGAACTATCTGGCGGAGAGCAACAAAAAGTTGCAATTGCGAGAGCGCTGGCGCCAATGCCTAAAGTACTGTTACTGGACGAACCGTTGAGTTCTCTTGACGCAAGGATAAAGATGGAGATTTTGGATGACCTTAAAATGCTCCAGAAATCCCTGAAATTGACATACGTCTATGTTACTCATGATCATGAAGAGGCATTCATGATAGGAGATAATATCGTGATCATGGAGAACGGAACAAAGATGCAGGAAGGAGATCCAGAAAGTATCTATAATGCCCCTGCAAACGGGTTTGTTGCCTGGTTTGTAGGGTATAATAAAATCAATATTAAAGGCAATGAAATCTATGTCAAGCCTGAACAGATCATTCTTGAAGACGGAGAATACGAGGCGGTGTTAGACAGTGTTTTTGTGGGCAAGGCAAATTGGAGGCTCATACTCAACTACAATGGCCAGAAAATTGCGGTAGTTACAGATGCAGACACGGGCAAAAAATTTTCGGACAAAACTTCAAAATCTATAAAGTTTAAGATAAATAACTATCTAAGTTATAAAAAAATTTATTAA
- a CDS encoding iron ABC transporter permease, giving the protein MANNNDRVKKAILLLIPIIFLVFTIYYPLLSLIYTVYSVNILSILSSYILIYSIKISMLEAVLSALLSFLIGYPGGIILARYSFPGKKIIQPLLIIPFLMPAIVVAIGIIDVYSAGGFITKYVPFLQIFSAGLPSILYANVFFNAPLIMFFTYAELESFEQSQENAARTLGSSKFHLFRTIIWPNSKAAALAGTLIAFIYSFMGFTIPLILGGAKYFTMEDQIYALYFDFLDLRTAVLLSVVEILILVVPSLLYIRWITRKKRRFYRAERAREPIPLKKASNVEIILVSTYLIFILLFIVPVLFSPVLYSVLVPHTSIFTLYYYQKLFSPLISFKLGVSMINVLVNTLFFAMVVSVGVLIISLFVIYNLESIKKRAWAYDINLFLPLVISPIVLALAIYLAYRIYINVGSVVWPLIILAQSVIAIPLTLRVLTSSVAHVQPELRDSAILLGASRLSAFFKVELPLIKKGVITAFSFSFAISIGEFAATNFLYVPKYTTLAISIYNLLNLKEFVLASAAASILILLSFIYFFIIQFYGEHTEYE; this is encoded by the coding sequence GTGGCAAACAATAATGATAGAGTAAAAAAAGCAATATTACTGCTTATACCCATTATTTTTCTGGTTTTTACGATATACTATCCACTTCTCAGTCTAATTTACACTGTTTACAGTGTAAATATACTGAGCATTTTATCCAGCTATATTCTGATATATTCTATAAAAATATCAATGTTAGAAGCCGTTTTAAGTGCTTTGTTATCATTTTTGATCGGATATCCGGGAGGCATCATTTTAGCAAGATACAGCTTTCCCGGAAAGAAAATAATACAACCCCTTTTGATTATTCCGTTTTTAATGCCTGCAATAGTGGTGGCCATAGGCATTATCGACGTCTATTCGGCTGGAGGATTTATAACAAAATATGTGCCTTTCCTGCAAATTTTCAGTGCTGGACTTCCTTCAATACTCTACGCAAATGTGTTTTTCAATGCTCCGCTCATCATGTTTTTTACATACGCAGAGTTAGAGAGCTTTGAGCAGAGCCAGGAAAATGCTGCCAGAACCCTTGGCAGTTCTAAGTTTCATCTTTTCAGGACCATAATATGGCCAAACTCCAAGGCTGCAGCATTGGCAGGAACATTGATTGCTTTCATATACAGTTTTATGGGGTTTACAATCCCATTAATACTGGGAGGTGCTAAATATTTTACTATGGAAGACCAGATTTACGCATTATACTTTGATTTTCTGGATCTCAGAACTGCGGTGCTGTTGTCTGTAGTAGAGATTTTGATACTTGTAGTACCATCATTGCTGTACATAAGATGGATCACTAGAAAAAAGAGAAGGTTTTACAGGGCTGAACGAGCGCGAGAACCAATTCCTTTGAAAAAAGCCAGTAACGTTGAGATTATTTTAGTATCGACATATCTGATATTCATATTGTTGTTTATTGTTCCCGTGCTCTTTTCTCCGGTTTTATACTCTGTTCTAGTGCCACATACATCTATATTTACACTTTATTATTATCAAAAACTGTTTTCTCCACTTATATCCTTTAAATTAGGAGTATCCATGATCAATGTACTGGTTAACACTCTATTTTTTGCAATGGTAGTAAGTGTAGGGGTTCTGATAATATCACTCTTTGTAATTTACAATTTAGAAAGCATAAAAAAAAGAGCGTGGGCATATGACATAAATCTATTTTTGCCTCTTGTAATCTCACCGATAGTGCTGGCTCTTGCAATATACCTTGCTTACAGGATATACATAAATGTAGGGTCTGTTGTATGGCCGTTGATCATTCTTGCACAGTCAGTAATCGCGATCCCGCTTACTCTCAGGGTATTGACCAGCAGTGTTGCGCATGTTCAGCCAGAGCTTCGTGATTCTGCGATATTGTTAGGTGCTTCCCGGTTATCTGCCTTTTTTAAGGTAGAGTTACCTCTGATCAAAAAAGGTGTGATTACAGCATTTTCATTCAGTTTTGCAATAAGCATTGGCGAATTTGCAGCAACTAATTTCCTGTATGTTCCCAAATACACAACCCTCGCAATATCCATATATAATCTTCTTAATTTGAAAGAGTTTGTGCTGGCTTCTGCGGCTGCAAGTATACTGATACTATTGAGTTTTATATACTTCTTTATCATTCAATTCTATGGAGAACATACAGAATATGAGTAG
- a CDS encoding thiamine ABC transporter substrate-binding protein — protein MESWLKKLVVAFVIIVIIVAIYGIYNSSTSNTSKKETLVIYTYPSLFQYGSNPNATYAKVFTAFEKKYNVTVDIEYQDNLLATLNSQKSNPQADIVIGLTNVNEPLAVKNGLLTPYVSPMLNNIPSYLVNDLSPGHYLSPYEYSLISFDYLLNTTFYNNNKDNIENLSFQSFYNATYAHNLIVENPVYSSTGESFLLYEIAYYKYILNESWTTFWNSTKNSVYITNDWSTAFNDFTNSSINKQFLVSYATDPAYSMYFYSSLQYNATIAHFAQKLYGWEDIYGIGIVNHTKHLALAEKFIDWFLGSQVQNEIPLNEWMYPANSNVTLPAVYDYAVNPANVIVLNNYLTQLQISNNLPNWLEQWQTIMIE, from the coding sequence ATGGAAAGCTGGTTAAAGAAACTGGTAGTTGCGTTTGTAATAATCGTGATCATTGTCGCAATTTATGGTATATACAACAGCAGTACATCGAATACTTCAAAAAAAGAAACACTGGTAATCTATACATATCCATCCCTTTTCCAGTATGGCTCAAATCCAAATGCTACATATGCAAAAGTTTTTACGGCATTTGAAAAAAAGTATAATGTTACAGTAGATATAGAATATCAGGATAACTTACTTGCTACATTAAACAGTCAAAAATCCAATCCGCAGGCGGACATAGTGATCGGGCTCACTAATGTGAATGAACCATTGGCAGTTAAAAACGGTCTTTTGACTCCCTACGTTTCTCCAATGCTAAATAATATTCCAAGCTATCTGGTAAATGACCTGAGCCCGGGACATTATCTTTCTCCCTACGAATATTCTCTGATTTCATTTGATTATCTTTTAAACACCACTTTTTATAATAACAATAAAGATAACATTGAAAACCTGAGTTTTCAATCATTTTACAATGCTACATATGCACATAATTTAATAGTAGAAAACCCAGTTTATTCAAGCACGGGTGAAAGTTTTTTGCTCTATGAGATTGCATATTACAAATACATATTAAACGAGAGCTGGACCACGTTCTGGAACAGTACGAAAAATAGTGTATACATCACTAATGACTGGAGTACTGCTTTCAATGATTTTACAAACTCGAGTATAAACAAACAGTTTTTAGTAAGCTATGCAACAGATCCTGCGTATTCAATGTATTTTTACAGTAGCCTGCAGTACAATGCTACTATTGCTCATTTTGCGCAAAAACTTTATGGATGGGAAGATATTTATGGAATAGGCATAGTAAATCACACAAAGCATCTTGCACTTGCAGAGAAATTCATAGACTGGTTTTTAGGGAGCCAGGTTCAGAATGAGATACCGCTTAATGAATGGATGTATCCTGCAAACTCAAATGTAACCTTGCCTGCAGTATACGATTACGCGGTAAATCCTGCAAATGTGATAGTATTGAACAATTATCTGACCCAGCTGCAAATATCAAATAATCTACCAAACTGGTTAGAGCAGTGGCAAACAATAATGATAGAGTAA
- a CDS encoding GTPase produces MSHQIILAYNFEDYLDKIAKKGAETDIRYYNRKNDEKITVFLDPFRFPEKITSLTNSASVADAALLKINELSKELGEVILALDAFSITDGAIITTPELRDRLQKIFRNTVLEKYKFIEDSLTEVLLYLDSIKYDQIDKKGYIVVDQFFTVHGTGTVALGFVKDGYIERHEPLRLYPGQKKTEIRSIQAQDIDIPRAEIGTRVGVALKNLDVENFTKGSVLALDDAFQESNTISLKIKKNPAVPYLLEQGQKVQLHFAMNSIVSKITDISESHIILDLEKDIPLLPVHYAIIALDKFPRIYAGGIL; encoded by the coding sequence ATGTCACATCAAATAATTTTAGCATATAATTTTGAAGACTATCTGGACAAGATTGCAAAAAAAGGGGCAGAAACAGACATACGATATTACAACAGGAAAAATGATGAGAAAATAACTGTATTTCTAGATCCATTTCGGTTCCCAGAAAAGATCACTTCGCTAACCAACTCTGCGTCTGTAGCTGATGCTGCACTGTTAAAAATTAATGAGTTATCTAAAGAACTCGGGGAAGTAATACTGGCTTTAGATGCTTTTAGTATCACTGATGGTGCTATTATAACCACCCCAGAACTGCGCGATAGACTACAAAAGATATTCAGGAATACAGTATTGGAAAAGTATAAGTTTATAGAAGATTCACTGACAGAAGTGCTGTTATACCTGGATTCAATAAAATACGACCAAATAGATAAGAAAGGGTACATAGTTGTAGATCAGTTTTTTACGGTTCATGGAACCGGTACTGTTGCACTAGGATTTGTAAAGGATGGCTATATAGAAAGGCATGAACCTTTGAGATTATATCCTGGCCAGAAAAAAACAGAGATAAGATCTATTCAAGCGCAGGATATTGACATTCCCAGAGCCGAGATTGGCACTAGAGTAGGCGTGGCATTAAAAAACTTGGATGTTGAGAACTTTACAAAAGGCTCCGTTCTGGCACTTGATGATGCATTTCAAGAATCAAACACAATTTCTCTCAAAATTAAGAAAAATCCGGCAGTACCGTATTTACTAGAGCAAGGGCAGAAAGTTCAGCTTCATTTTGCCATGAATAGCATTGTTTCTAAGATCACAGATATCTCTGAATCTCATATTATACTGGATCTAGAAAAAGATATTCCGCTACTGCCTGTACATTACGCTATAATTGCACTCGATAAGTTTCCGAGAATATATGCAGGTGGAATACTATAA
- a CDS encoding OsmC family protein, with protein sequence MKLEVRLVENLKFDVNVNEKFDVVVDGDRIVAPSSMDYVLVGLGSCTSISIVSILKRMHEIITDFRVEIQSEQANEPPRVFTKIKLKYIAYGMADENNLKKAIDLTFEKYSPSAVMLQRAGVLLEKTYELR encoded by the coding sequence ATGAAACTAGAAGTTAGATTAGTTGAGAACCTGAAATTCGATGTAAATGTAAATGAAAAATTTGATGTAGTTGTGGATGGAGACAGGATAGTTGCACCATCTTCAATGGACTATGTTTTGGTAGGGCTTGGAAGCTGTACTTCAATAAGCATAGTTTCAATTCTTAAAAGAATGCATGAGATTATTACAGATTTCAGGGTAGAGATCCAAAGTGAGCAGGCTAATGAGCCACCCAGAGTATTCACCAAAATAAAATTGAAGTATATTGCATACGGTATGGCGGATGAAAATAATCTGAAAAAAGCAATAGACTTAACATTTGAAAAATACTCTCCCTCGGCGGTGATGCTCCAGAGAGCCGGCGTATTGCTAGAAAAGACTTATGAGCTTAGATAG
- a CDS encoding MMPL family transporter: MFEKRFEALGNYIGRNKNKIIVIWIIVILAFLPFASLLFSQTSYNMEGSVVTHNSMSSKADALQSAEFPSSNNSSTADLILLENANVSNSQTIRSVLAMQNAIMSNPELKKYGVSVSSIYTVENTILTSFVNGSKTLYNSTLQLNEKTKSLVNGLYLIGNSSNLYMKNLVFLAQNTKSNYYNFLNQTNESLSLMFLPPQYYTVTFLKYYNHNQTKNISQSENYAYNHTLSFISNEFGNYTALLDPYFNTFTVYWNISMVDPAKAESVENQSIYMTLYNSSFAYNFKDNQMVQFWQMLGQYFNVYNYNNKTAQISFSINFIANELSQNATVNSILPLGAQSFTESVVSMQNYTALAEQYAPLMFNSTIKGMIYQFFNSTYFQYIYYNSQNILNYTISHVATYYQGNSTVYNFIVNILNIPVISFVQESYQTNNLTALTISDAISSYNKTFYGNPLTSINKEALPAFFLKLNDSSSPNIVTNIIATGNFNTYPIIPSSYTYHKLVSYTDNVSMVLVTLSPNAPNNTLNIIQNISDRYLPQISGVKYYVAGSSAMAAQLENQASNGLMDALLIGIIASVIISLIFFRSPIAGLIPLTIFGMATVIGMGLNGLIYKYVLHASVSFITPTLMLILLLGLTTDYSVYILARFRRELINKNDKAEVETVKWAGHAVFTSGVTVVLSYLFLWLANVPIFSDSGLTNAISVTVALVLSISLLPSLLKRFNEKIYWPNNLEKYKPISGRTYHKIAKFDRDHKKALLAVFVVIVVVSVGVYMYTPTGMDIFQLVPHGSALTAVEVINSTFKGDAIFTSFVIMQFSQPVLLKNGSYNTQELNVVTNLENKLLSTGKISFVYGPTYPFGSYVSPFDLNYTSSTNSLYLNQINSYIGTDNKTVIVNFQLSMLGWTSQASNFVSSLKNEIAPVLNSNVDQWYIGGLTQGLIDVNNYVDNAFTMIVPILALAIFAVLLLQLSSVFTPLRLVLMVLGSVTFALVIAYGLFYYIYKIPIIIFMPMFVVITLLAVGLDYDIFMITRAREEVMKGNKDEDAIEKAIVENGGIIMVLGLILMSTFGSLYFSGMGIIQEIGVALAMGVFIATFVSWMFFIPSVMLILKSYNWWPSKIQKK; the protein is encoded by the coding sequence ATGTTTGAGAAAAGATTTGAGGCATTAGGCAATTATATCGGAAGAAACAAAAATAAGATAATAGTAATATGGATAATAGTAATACTTGCATTTTTACCTTTTGCTAGCTTACTATTTTCGCAAACATCTTATAATATGGAAGGAAGTGTAGTCACTCATAACAGCATGTCTTCCAAGGCTGATGCTCTTCAAAGTGCTGAGTTTCCATCTTCTAATAACAGTAGTACTGCAGACTTGATATTATTAGAAAATGCTAATGTTAGCAACAGTCAGACGATTCGTTCAGTTCTGGCAATGCAAAATGCCATTATGTCCAACCCCGAGCTGAAAAAATATGGTGTATCTGTTAGTTCAATATATACTGTTGAAAATACTATTTTGACAAGCTTTGTAAATGGATCCAAAACACTTTACAACTCCACCTTACAATTAAACGAAAAAACAAAAAGCCTGGTTAACGGGCTTTATTTGATTGGAAATTCCTCAAATCTTTACATGAAAAATTTAGTATTTTTGGCTCAGAATACAAAATCTAATTATTACAATTTTCTGAATCAGACAAACGAGTCACTCAGTTTAATGTTTTTGCCACCACAATATTATACTGTTACATTTTTAAAGTATTATAATCATAATCAGACAAAGAATATTTCACAATCAGAAAACTACGCTTATAACCACACTCTTAGTTTCATTTCTAATGAGTTTGGAAATTATACTGCATTATTAGATCCGTATTTCAATACGTTTACAGTTTACTGGAACATATCTATGGTAGACCCTGCAAAAGCAGAATCTGTGGAAAATCAGAGTATTTACATGACTTTGTATAACTCATCCTTTGCCTATAACTTCAAAGATAATCAAATGGTGCAATTCTGGCAAATGCTCGGACAGTATTTCAATGTATATAATTACAATAACAAAACTGCTCAGATTTCATTTTCTATCAATTTTATTGCCAACGAACTTTCACAGAACGCTACGGTAAATAGCATTCTTCCTTTAGGTGCACAAAGTTTCACTGAAAGCGTGGTATCTATGCAAAATTATACTGCACTGGCCGAACAATACGCTCCGCTGATGTTTAACAGCACTATAAAAGGCATGATTTATCAGTTTTTTAACAGCACCTATTTTCAATATATTTATTATAATTCACAGAACATATTAAACTACACGATTTCTCATGTTGCCACATATTATCAGGGCAATAGTACAGTTTACAATTTTATTGTCAATATTTTGAATATTCCTGTAATATCTTTTGTTCAAGAATCTTATCAGACTAATAATTTAACTGCGTTGACAATATCTGATGCGATCAGTTCATATAATAAAACATTTTATGGAAATCCGTTAACTAGCATAAATAAAGAAGCTTTGCCGGCATTTTTCCTGAAACTAAATGATAGCAGCTCCCCGAATATAGTGACAAATATTATTGCTACCGGCAATTTCAATACTTACCCTATTATTCCTTCATCATATACTTATCACAAGCTTGTGAGCTATACAGATAATGTATCGATGGTACTCGTAACATTGAGCCCTAATGCTCCTAACAACACATTGAACATAATACAAAACATCTCTGACAGGTACCTGCCCCAGATCAGCGGTGTAAAATATTATGTGGCGGGCTCCAGTGCAATGGCTGCGCAACTAGAAAACCAGGCGAGTAACGGTCTGATGGATGCACTGCTTATCGGCATAATTGCTTCGGTCATAATCAGCCTCATATTTTTCAGGTCTCCGATTGCCGGACTGATACCCCTTACAATATTTGGAATGGCGACAGTGATAGGAATGGGGCTAAATGGCCTGATCTACAAATACGTACTTCATGCCAGTGTATCATTTATTACACCAACGCTGATGCTGATCTTGTTGCTAGGGTTGACTACAGATTACAGTGTATACATATTAGCAAGATTCAGAAGAGAGCTAATAAACAAGAATGACAAAGCAGAAGTAGAAACTGTCAAATGGGCAGGACATGCAGTATTTACGAGCGGGGTTACAGTAGTATTATCCTATTTGTTTCTATGGCTTGCAAACGTGCCTATTTTCAGTGATTCAGGATTGACAAACGCGATATCAGTTACAGTAGCATTGGTATTAAGCATAAGTTTGCTACCATCACTGTTAAAAAGATTCAACGAGAAAATTTACTGGCCTAACAACCTAGAAAAATATAAACCCATCTCTGGAAGAACATACCATAAAATCGCAAAATTTGACAGAGATCATAAAAAGGCGTTGCTCGCAGTATTTGTGGTCATAGTTGTGGTTAGTGTAGGGGTTTATATGTACACGCCGACAGGAATGGACATATTCCAGCTCGTGCCACATGGCAGTGCTTTAACGGCAGTAGAAGTGATAAACAGTACTTTTAAGGGCGATGCTATATTTACAAGCTTTGTAATAATGCAATTTTCACAACCGGTTCTATTAAAGAATGGAAGTTATAATACACAGGAACTGAACGTTGTTACCAATCTTGAAAACAAGCTGTTGAGCACTGGCAAAATATCTTTCGTTTACGGACCTACCTATCCATTTGGATCATATGTATCTCCATTTGATCTCAACTATACAAGCAGTACAAATTCCTTATATCTAAACCAGATAAATTCTTATATTGGTACAGATAACAAAACTGTAATAGTAAATTTCCAACTTTCTATGCTTGGATGGACTTCTCAGGCGTCTAACTTTGTTTCATCTCTCAAAAATGAAATTGCACCGGTATTAAACAGCAATGTGGATCAATGGTATATCGGAGGTCTAACGCAGGGACTCATAGACGTAAATAATTATGTAGACAATGCGTTCACAATGATCGTGCCTATACTGGCGCTAGCTATATTTGCAGTGCTTTTATTGCAGTTGAGCTCTGTCTTTACACCTTTAAGATTGGTATTGATGGTGCTTGGATCCGTGACATTCGCTCTGGTGATCGCATACGGCTTGTTCTACTATATATACAAGATACCAATCATAATATTCATGCCTATGTTCGTCGTGATCACGCTGCTGGCAGTAGGTCTTGATTACGATATATTCATGATCACGAGGGCCAGAGAAGAGGTAATGAAAGGAAATAAAGATGAGGATGCAATAGAGAAAGCGATCGTTGAAAATGGTGGAATTATCATGGTTCTAGGTCTAATTTTAATGTCCACATTTGGCTCTCTATATTTCAGCGGCATGGGCATTATTCAGGAGATTGGCGTGGCATTGGCAATGGGCGTATTCATAGCCACTTTCGTCTCATGGATGTTCTTTATTCCGTCAGTGATGCTGATATTGAAATCTTATAACTGGTGGCCTTCAAAGATCCAGAAAAAATAA
- a CDS encoding cation:proton antiporter, whose translation MNISLEILQFLILISVSLVVSRIFSAIGNKYFGFPAVIGELITGIVIGPYAIGSVTVLGFTLIPHTVTGFLAPVSRSVPIPQSFYMFGQVGVIILLFFVGLNTDLQKFVKAIKSSTFIAIGASAVPFLIGYFTVLWLFHSVISALFMGAILTASSTGITARVLADMKKLNSREGISIMTGTVIVDVISITLLAIVTGIAYSSLTVSSLIVILLKVIVFWGIALLVGLKLSKYVSKILAIFKDSLTQFAVVLLILFLVVSGSEFLGLTVIVGAYAFGLALSKVSKKEEISKNTENLSNFFTPIFFVSMGMIVDVYSLTAGIFISLFILAIAIATKLLGAAFPAKLMGYDFKKSIIIGAGLLSMGEVALVIAGNAILYGLISNEIYSIAIFTTIFTTIIAPILLSKLYTSNKTMKNIPN comes from the coding sequence ATGAACATATCTTTGGAGATTCTGCAGTTTTTGATACTGATAAGCGTTAGCTTAGTTGTATCAAGGATATTCTCTGCAATTGGCAATAAATATTTTGGATTTCCGGCAGTAATTGGAGAGTTGATTACGGGAATTGTTATAGGTCCTTATGCAATAGGTTCTGTCACGGTTCTTGGTTTCACCCTGATTCCTCATACCGTCACAGGTTTTCTGGCACCGGTAAGCCGCAGTGTGCCAATTCCTCAATCTTTTTACATGTTCGGACAGGTAGGAGTGATTATACTTTTATTTTTCGTAGGGTTAAACACAGATCTCCAAAAATTTGTAAAAGCTATTAAAAGCTCAACATTTATAGCTATTGGAGCCTCTGCTGTTCCATTCTTGATAGGATATTTCACTGTTTTATGGTTGTTTCACAGTGTTATAAGTGCACTGTTTATGGGTGCTATTTTAACAGCCAGCTCTACGGGCATTACTGCAAGGGTTCTTGCAGACATGAAAAAGCTGAATAGCAGAGAAGGAATTTCTATTATGACAGGTACAGTCATAGTAGATGTAATTAGTATTACGTTGCTTGCAATAGTTACAGGCATAGCTTATAGCTCTCTGACTGTTAGTTCTTTAATAGTAATTCTTCTGAAAGTCATTGTTTTCTGGGGTATCGCATTGTTAGTAGGATTGAAGCTCAGCAAATATGTTTCTAAGATCCTAGCAATTTTTAAGGATAGTTTAACACAGTTTGCAGTCGTGCTTTTGATACTTTTTCTAGTGGTTTCTGGATCAGAGTTTCTGGGTTTGACAGTAATAGTAGGTGCCTATGCATTTGGTCTGGCATTATCAAAGGTGTCAAAGAAAGAAGAGATCAGTAAAAATACTGAGAATCTCTCCAATTTTTTCACACCCATCTTTTTTGTATCAATGGGTATGATTGTAGACGTGTATTCACTTACTGCCGGTATCTTCATATCCTTATTCATATTAGCCATCGCGATAGCCACAAAGCTTTTAGGAGCAGCTTTTCCTGCCAAACTGATGGGCTATGATTTCAAAAAATCAATTATTATAGGCGCCGGATTGCTGTCAATGGGAGAAGTAGCATTGGTCATTGCGGGAAATGCAATACTGTACGGGTTGATAAGCAACGAAATATATTCAATAGCAATATTTACGACCATTTTTACTACTATTATAGCCCCTATATTACTATCTAAACTTTATACAAGCAATAAAACTATGAAAAACATACCAAATTAA